GCGAGAGGACCGACGTTCCGGTTGTGGAGTGGACGTAGAAGGCGTCGGTCGGGTCGGAGCGCCGGAGCGTCGTCTGGCCGGTCGGAATCGCCGCGGTGCAGGAGCTGAAGCCGCCGACGAGGGCGACGGAGTGGCTGTCGACCTCGACCAGGCTGCCCAGGGTCTGCGTCACGTGGGCGATCTGGATCTCGTCGAAGCCGGAACCGTTCGCCGCGGCGGCGGCGACGGCCGCTTCGACCGTGAGGTGGGTGCAGCCGGTGCCGATGCCGACCCGGAATATCTCGGCCCCCGCGCTCCCGGCGGAAAGGAGACAGAACAGGCCAAGACAGGACATCCGACGGGTGCTCGAGGCGGAAGGAACGAACATGGAGGGCCTCCTGCTGAAGTTCCACGCCGTTGGGTGAGCGAACCTGTCAGCCCTCGGGGTTCGGGGGCCCGGCGGTCGCCAGCAGATCTTCAGTGGGCGCCGGGCGAGCTCGGGCGGGGCTGATCGAGGCCGGCGAGCGCCGCAGCGACCATTTTCGGGTCGTCGGGGTCGGAGGCGGGTTCGCTCTCGAGGAGCTTCAGGAGCCGGGAAAGGCGCTCCTTCGCCTCGGGCCCTCGGCCGAGGTCCCCGAGAGCGTCGGCTGCGGCGAGCGCGATGTCCACGCGGTGGGAGTTCGTCGGCGGGTTGTCCTGTGCGAGCAGTCGGTCCGCCTCATCGAGTTTCGCCAGGGCCGCATCCGCGCGGCCGCGGTCGAGGTCGTGGTTGGCGAGCAGCAGCAGGGTCTCGCCCTCGAGGTTGCGATCGTCAGGATAGAGCGTCCTGCGGGAGGCCGCGAGCTTGTCGAGAAAAGCCTCCGTCGCCCCCGGCTCGCCGTGCTCGTCGAGCAGGCGGTGAGCGCGGCGGGCAAACCCGGAGGCGAGCCAGCTGTCGGGGTTCTCGAACGCCTCGAGCATCACCGCGATCGCCCGCGCGGGATCGCCGGAGAGTTCATGGGCGAGCGACAAAGTGGACAGGGCGTCGGGCCACTTCCGGGCGGTGGCGGAGACGGCGCGTTCGGCGAGCGCGACCGCCAGCGCCGGCTCGCGCTGCTCCGGAGGGTCGCAGGAGACGGCGAAGTAGGCGAGGTCCGAGGTCAGGACCGGGTCGAGCTCGGGCTCGGCCAGGGCCTGGTGCGCCAGAGTCAGAATGAACCGATTCCCCGCCTCCACCGCCGCCTCGTTCCCGCGCCGGCGGGCGAAGGAGATCTGATTGCGCAGGGTCCTTAGGGTCACCGAATGAAGGTCGCCGTAGGCGGCGCGAAATGTCCTCAAGGAGCGGGCGTAGAGCTCCGCCGCGCGGTCGAACTCGCCGCGCGACGAGAGCAGGATGGCGAACAGCTCCTCGGCGCGCGCCGTGGTCGGATGGGTCGCTCCGAGCGCCGCTGTCGCGAGCCGCAGCAGCTCCTCTCCCTGCGCCTCGGCGGCTGAGAAGTCGCGGAGGTCCCACAGGATGAAGGCCAGGGTGAGGCGCGAGTTGAGGGTCGCGGGATGGGTCGGGGAGAGCACCCGCTCGCCGAGCGCGATCGCCTGCTCGGCGGCGGCTCTGGCCTCCGGGCGCCGCCGGAGGCGGCGCAGCGTCTGCGCCCAGCTGTCGAGGGCGCGTACCCGATCGGGATGGTCGACTCCCAGCAGTGCGCCGGTCTCCTCGAGCAGACGGCGCGCCACCGGCTCCGTCTCGATGTCTTTGCGCTGCAAGGTGAGGTTGGCCACGAGCAGCGCGAGGGCCTCCAGGCGCGCGCGACCGGCGCCCGGGACCGAGCCCAGTCCCGCTTCGGCCTCACGCAGCAAAGACTCCGCGGCGGCGTAGTTGCCCTGGCGCTGGACGGCGAGACCGAGGTAGGCGTGGGCTAGCCAGCGGCTCTCGCTCGCCGGGGCGCCTGCCGCGAGCTCGCGGTCCAGTTTCTCCGCCAACTCGGCTGCGGCGGCGTTCTGCGCCCGGGCGAGGAAGAGCTTGAGCGCGCGCATGTCCCCCGAGCGGGAGGCTTCGGTCGAGAGGCGGAGACTCTGGGTGAGCTCGCGTTCGCGGTCGATCTGCTCGCGAGCGAGGTCGAGCTCGCCCAGGCGGAGAAACGCTTCTCCCAGAACTCCGCGCACATGGTGCTCGACCTCCGGCTGGGTGGCGAGAGCGCTGGCTGCCCGGCGGGCGGCGAGAGCCAGCGCCTCCTGCACGAGAGGTTTTCTGCCGCGCGCCTCCTCCGGCGTCGCCGCGAGCAGCAGGTCGTCGACGAGAAAGCCCTGGATCGCGCGCGAGCGCTCTTCCGAGGCGCGCGCACGATCGCGCTGGGCGAGCGCGACGAGCAGGCCGGTCGCCAGGCCGACGAAGGCCAGGCTCGCCCCGGCGATCGCGAGCCGGTGCCGCGCGACGAACTTGCGCGCGCGGTAGAGCCGGGCGCCGGCGAGTGCCGTGACCGGATAGCCGGCGAGCGACCGGCGAATGTCGTCGGCGAGTGCTGTGACCGAGGCGTAGCGTTCCTCCGGGCGCTTGCGTAGCGCCTTGAGGCAGATCTCGTCGAGATCGCGCGACGCGCCGCGCGGAACGGCGCTCCTCGCCAGCTGGCTGGGCCGCGCCGGTTGGCGCTCGACGATCTCCCGGGCGAGGGAGAGCGCGCTGGTCGTCTGGGCTCCGAACGGCCGTTCGCCGGTCAGCAACTCGAAGAGCAGCAGACCGAGAGCGTGCACGTCGGTCGCTGTCGTCGCCGCCCTCCCCTCCACCTGTTCCGGGGCTGCATAGCGCGGTGTGAGCAGATGGTCGACGCTGCGCGTCAGGCCGAGGTCGTCTTCCTCGAGGAGCTTGGCGATGCCGAAATCGAGGAGCTTCACCTCGCCCTCGCGGGTGACGAGCACGTTCGTCGGCTTGAGATCGCGGTGCACCACCAGGCGCGCATGCGCGTAGGCGACCGCGTCGCACATCTTGAGGAAGATCGCGAGCTTGGCTTGGAGGGTGAGGCCCGCCTCGGCGCAGAAGCGGTCGATCGGCACGCCCTCGACGTACTCGAGCGCGAGGTACGGAGTGCCGTCCGCCGCGACCCCGCCGTCGATCAGGCGCGCGATGTTCGGATGTTCGAGTCGCGCCAGGATCTGGCGCTCGCGTTCGAGCCGCAGGCCGAGCTCGCGCGTGCGCACCGCCGCCGGCAGGAGCTTGACGGCGACCTGCTGCTCGAAGGCGCCGTCGGCGCGCTCGGCGAGGAAGACCTCGCCCATGCCTCCGGAGCCGATCGAATGCAGCAGACGCCAGGGCCCGCAGCGCTCGGAACCGCGTGCGTCGTCCGGCTCCGCGCCCAGCGCCGCCGCCACCTGCAGGCGGAGACCGGCTCCGGGGCTGGGCTCGTCGGCGAGCGCTGCCTGGGCGGCAGCGAGAAGCGTCGCATCGTCGCCGGCGGCGCTCTGGAGGTACGCTGCCCGGGCGTCGGCAGGCAGGTCGAGGGCTTCATCCAGCAGGCGAGACAGGCGCTGGAACCGCGCATTGGCCGCGCCCCTCGCGTCGTCGTCGCCCACCGCCGGGATGCTACCGCAGAGCGCCCTCCGCGCCCGGTCCCGGCTGCGTGCCATGAAAGCGCAGCACGTAGACGGCGAGAATCAACGGCGCCAGCGCGGGCGGTAGGGTGGCGAAGATCTGCAAGGCGACGGCGCGATCGTCGATGCCGGTCGCACCTTCGGCGAAGGTGAGCGCCGTGACGGCGAGGGCGATGCCGGTAGCCTCCCAGCCCCGAAAG
This window of the Thermoanaerobaculia bacterium genome carries:
- a CDS encoding serine/threonine protein kinase, encoding MGDDDARGAANARFQRLSRLLDEALDLPADARAAYLQSAAGDDATLLAAAQAALADEPSPGAGLRLQVAAALGAEPDDARGSERCGPWRLLHSIGSGGMGEVFLAERADGAFEQQVAVKLLPAAVRTRELGLRLERERQILARLEHPNIARLIDGGVAADGTPYLALEYVEGVPIDRFCAEAGLTLQAKLAIFLKMCDAVAYAHARLVVHRDLKPTNVLVTREGEVKLLDFGIAKLLEEDDLGLTRSVDHLLTPRYAAPEQVEGRAATTATDVHALGLLLFELLTGERPFGAQTTSALSLAREIVERQPARPSQLARSAVPRGASRDLDEICLKALRKRPEERYASVTALADDIRRSLAGYPVTALAGARLYRARKFVARHRLAIAGASLAFVGLATGLLVALAQRDRARASEERSRAIQGFLVDDLLLAATPEEARGRKPLVQEALALAARRAASALATQPEVEHHVRGVLGEAFLRLGELDLAREQIDRERELTQSLRLSTEASRSGDMRALKLFLARAQNAAAAELAEKLDRELAAGAPASESRWLAHAYLGLAVQRQGNYAAAESLLREAEAGLGSVPGAGRARLEALALLVANLTLQRKDIETEPVARRLLEETGALLGVDHPDRVRALDSWAQTLRRLRRRPEARAAAEQAIALGERVLSPTHPATLNSRLTLAFILWDLRDFSAAEAQGEELLRLATAALGATHPTTARAEELFAILLSSRGEFDRAAELYARSLRTFRAAYGDLHSVTLRTLRNQISFARRRGNEAAVEAGNRFILTLAHQALAEPELDPVLTSDLAYFAVSCDPPEQREPALAVALAERAVSATARKWPDALSTLSLAHELSGDPARAIAVMLEAFENPDSWLASGFARRAHRLLDEHGEPGATEAFLDKLAASRRTLYPDDRNLEGETLLLLANHDLDRGRADAALAKLDEADRLLAQDNPPTNSHRVDIALAAADALGDLGRGPEAKERLSRLLKLLESEPASDPDDPKMVAAALAGLDQPRPSSPGAH